The Ranitomeya variabilis isolate aRanVar5 chromosome 7, aRanVar5.hap1, whole genome shotgun sequence genome includes a window with the following:
- the SPSB3 gene encoding SPRY domain-containing SOCS box protein 3, translating into MRNMARRPRSSRAWHFVLSGVRRDQDTRAPALPAGDEAWGYDSDGQHSNSDSEIELLHLPPSIPSAVPVTGESYCSCDSQNDAYCSSLHTFHQIKSCQCGEEDDYFDWVWDDCSKSTATVLGCDNRKVSFHMEYSCGTAAIRGNRVLSEGQHFWEIKMTSPVYGTDMMVGIGTSDVNLDKYRHSFCSLLGKDAESWGLSYTGLLHHKGDKSSFSTRFGQGSIIGVHLDTWHGVLTFYKNRKCIGVAATQLRNKKLFPMVCSTAAKSSMKVIRSCSCRTSLQYLCCARLRQLLPDCVDSLEALPLPPGLKQVLSNKLGWVLQMGISPSRQRKSDTAATASCGSDSDSSCLLGPEDCQRKRCRRV; encoded by the exons ATGCGAAATATGGCTCGTCGACCACGCAGCAGCCGTGCCTGGCACTTTGTCTTAAGTGGGGTACGCAGAGACCAGGACACGCGAGCACCCGCTCTGCCAGCAGGAGATGAAGCCTGGGGCTATGACTCTGACGGACAA CACAGTAACAGCGACTCTGAGATCGAGCTCCTGCACTTGCCTCCCTCCATACCCAGCGCTGTGCCCGTGACGGGTGAATCCTACTGTAGCTGCGACAGCCAGAATGATGCCTACTGTTCCAGCCTGCACACGTTCCACCAGATAAAGAGCTGCCAGTGCGGAGAGGAAGACGACT ATTTTGACTGGGTGTGGGACGACTGCAGTAAATCCACTGCGACAGTGCTGGGCTGCGACAACCGGAAAGTCAGCTTCCACATGGAGTACAGCTGCGGCACGGCTGCCATTCGAGGCAACAGGGTGCTCAGTGAAGGTCAGCACTTCTGGGAGATTAAGATGACCTCACCTGTATATGGCACAGACATG ATGGTTGGGATTGGAACGTCAGACGTGAATCTGGACAAGTACCGGCACTCGTTCTGTAGTCTGCTTGGGAAGGATGCCGAGAGTTGGGGTCTCTCATACACAG GTTTGCTTCATCACAAGGGTGACAAAAGCAGCTTCTCCACGCGCTTTGGCCAAGGGTCAATTATTGGAGTGCACCTGGATACCTGGCATGGAGTGCTGACGTTCTACAAGAACAGGAAGTGTATTG GTGTTGCAGCCACTCAGTTGCGGAACAAGAAGTTATTCCCCATGGTCTGTTCTACAGCCGCAAAGAGCAGCATGAAAGTCATCCGCTCGTGCTCCTGCCGCACCTCTCTCCAATACCTGTGTTGTGCCCGATTGCGCCAGCTGCTTCCTGACTGTGTGGACTCTCTGGAGGCTTTACCTCTCCCTCCAGGTCTCAAACAAGTTCTGAGTAACAAGCTGGGCTGGGTCTTACAGATGGGAATCAGCCCCTCCAGACAGCGCAAAAGTGACACTGCAGCCACCGCCTCCTGCGGGAGCGACTCGGATAGCAGCTGCTTGCTGGGCCCGGAAGACTGTCAACGGAAACGGTGCCGCAGGGTTTAG